TAAGGCAGGGAAAACGCACAGTCTGGGTGAGCTCAAGCCTCTGGGGAGGTGGCGCGCTACTCCGACAAACGCCACTTACTGTGTCCTGCGCTCTTGCGGCGTCCGCCGCGCGCTCAGGTCCGCCAGCTCCCACGCTCCGAGCTCTGTCTGCGTCAGCTCGGGGACACAGCTGGCCCCTCCGGGGGCGATGCAGCATCACAGGGCTCCGGCCCATCCCGGGCCAGGGCGCCGACCCTCCCTCAGGAGCCCTCTCTGGAAGGCCGCGGGCCTAGGTCTGGCTTATCCCTTAAAGAACAAAAGGTTGGGCTCGCTGTGCGCGCCCCAGACACAAAATGACAGGCTCCCTCTGCGTGTCCCTACATCACAAAGCGGTAGGGTCCAGGGACATTATCATCGTTATAAATGGGATTCAATCGCACCACGAGATTCTAAACGTTGGGGTCTGACTGTGTTCCCTCCCCTAATCCCCAGATGCTTATTTCATCAGCGGCAGCTGCTTTGGACGTTCCTACTGATGGACAGTTAGATAACGGTAGtgacaagcagagaagaaaagaaacaagcatCAAAAGCTAGATGAAGGGCGGCGCGTCTCCGGGCACAAAAGGCCtagcccttccttttccttccctccggCCTCAGCCCTGTGCGCATCTCGTCCCGCCCCCGCCAGTCAGGCAAGCTGTAAATGGATATAAGTAAAGATGCAGGAGGTGATGGAGAAGGCGATGGCTGCGTAGATAAAGATGGAGAGGTGCGGAAAATGGTCGAGATAGCAGCCCTCGTCTAGTGGAGGCGCctcctcctggggtggggggcgcgcCTTGGCCTTGGGGGGCTGCCCGGGGCGGGCCCCCTGCGCCCTCCCGGCGGTGCGCCGACCGGCCTTCCTGCCCGCGACCCACGGGGACTTGGGCCCGCGGACAGCGCGGGGCTCTTCTGGAGGAGGCTTGTCAAACAGGCCTTCGGAGTCAGAGTCCTGGTCCGGGCGAAACTGCTCGAGGTCCCAGGGTTTGCGCTGAAAGAATTGGTCAGCCATTGGCGAAGAGCGCGGCGAGACAGGTCTGCCCGTTCCGGGTGGTCGGGTCCGAGCAGGGTCCAGGCGCAGTGGAAGGAGGCGGCAGGGCTGCGGCTGTATTTTTACCGCCtggagggggcggcggggggcggagCCAGCGGGCCCTGGTTGAGGGGAGGGGTTCTGAAGGGTCTGCGCAGAGTCTCTCTCAGTGGAGGCTCCTCTCGCTCCTGGCTCCGGCTTCAGCACCCCAGCCTGTTGCAGAGGTTGGCTGTTCAGGTTCAATCTCCAGGATGCTCCACGGCGGGCACCTCAGGAGTGTCTGTGCAACCTGGCTTGTTTCCATGGCAGCTTGACGTGGGGCGCAGGAAGGAGGGGGTGCCAGCTGCTAACTGGGACCCAGGGGCTCGAAAAGGGGACTTGGGGCCAAAGAAGCTGAAGTGCAGATGGCCAGGATCCCAGCTTCGCCCGGAGCCTCCCCGAggatttatttctccttttaaaagagatattgtgccccccctttttttctctctaattttaaagtttaatacaTGAAAAAACTAATACATAATCTTTGCAGAAAACGTGAGAGTTAGAAAGCACTATAGCAAAAAGAGTAGCAAAATAAGGGCCCCCACAATCTTGAGGCCCAGAGGTAGCACCGTTAACGTGGTGGTGCTTTTCTTCCTACTCCTCATTCAGGAACGCAGTATCCCAGCCTTTTGGACATCTCACACATGATTAGAAGATCAGGAACAAGTACTTTCAAAGGTTGCCATACCTGAGCctgtcccctgcccctgcccccagggtcCTCTTGGCATCCCCAAGGCCCTTCCATGGCTTCCACTGGTACTGCAGCAGACTGCTGGGCATCACCATCTCCTGGCACCTCTGTTGCACCCAAAGTTCCAAGGCTGGTTGATGTTCCCTTGTGGAATGTGGGGAGAACAGCCACCAGGACTTACTTGGGTCCCAGTGGTTTGGAGGGGTACACTGGCAGGCCCTGCCTGTTGCAGCAGACCCAACTCAAACTGCCATCAGGAAACTCATTTTTTCCTGAAACTGAAAGGCCCAGGGGGTACCAGGACTATCGtgctgtctctctccatcttACAGAGTTGTCAGGGACTTCTTGCAGGGCCAGAGCCTACCACATAGTGGCAGGTACTCAGATACAATTTGTCCAATGAATCGTAATGAGTGAATGGCTGTGGGCAGCAGGATCACATTCTCACAGTTTAGCAAGTC
The DNA window shown above is from Hippopotamus amphibius kiboko isolate mHipAmp2 chromosome 17, mHipAmp2.hap2, whole genome shotgun sequence and carries:
- the LOC130839518 gene encoding uncharacterized protein LOC130839518, encoding MADQFFQRKPWDLEQFRPDQDSDSEGLFDKPPPEEPRAVRGPKSPWVAGRKAGRRTAGRAQGARPGQPPKAKARPPPQEEAPPLDEGCYLDHFPHLSIFIYAAIAFSITSCIFTYIHLQLA